In one window of Primulina tabacum isolate GXHZ01 chromosome 8, ASM2559414v2, whole genome shotgun sequence DNA:
- the LOC142554552 gene encoding metalloendoproteinase 2-MMP-like yields MTSKISFLYILVLSAILIICHAHHEFLKDLNGTRKGDHANGLIELKKFLSYLGYVNPANSIHMNDDFFDDELESGVKEYQTFFKLKVTGVLDQETLNLMSKPRCGTPDHYFMRNSEVNHSFEKVHLSISSRYRLVKAWPPNKRNLTFSYSPNTRLDAKVPIVIAFRKWSRISPFRFLITHGRYVDGDIKIGFKRWDHGDGYPFDGKGGILAHAFYPPDGRFHFDADEIWDTKVRQGTLDIQGVALHEVGHILGLGHSADRNAVMFPHVEYGEPRKNFSQDDIDGIRALYPNN; encoded by the coding sequence ATGACCTCCAAAATTTCTTTTTTATACATTCTTGTCTTGTCTGCTATTCTTATCATCTGCCATGCACACCATGAATTTCTGAAGGATTTGAATGGAACCCGAAAGGGAGACCACGCAAATGGCTTGATTGAGTTAAAGAAGTTCCTCTCTTATCTTGGATACGTCAACCCCGCCAATTCAATCCACATGAACGATGATTTCTTCGACGACGAGCTGGAATCAGGTGTCAAGGAGTACCAGACGTTTTTCAAACTTAAAGTCACGGGAGTTCTCGATCAAGAAACACTGAACCTGATGTCGAAACCTCGTTGCGGAACCCCAGATCATTATTTCATGAGAAACTCCGAAGTGAATCACAGTTTCGAAAAAGTTCACCTGTCGATATCATCTCGCTATCGACTTGTTAAAGCATGGCCCCCGAACAAGAGAAATCTCACGTTTTCGTACTCCCCTAACACCAGACTAGATGCAAAGGTCCCGATTGTGATCGCGTTCCGCAAATGGTCTCGAATCTCACCGTTCAGATTTCTAATCACTCATGGCCGTTACGTTGATGGTGATATAAAGATAGGGTTCAAGAGATGGGACCATGGGGACGGGTACCCGTTCGACGGCAAGGGAGGGATCTTGGCGCACGCGTTTTATCCACCAGATGGGAGGTTTCACTTCGATGCAGATGAGATCTGGGATACTAAAGTTCGGCAGGGGACATTGGATATTCAGGGCGTTGCACTGCATGAAGTAGGACATATTCTAGGGTTAGGGCATAGCGCTGATCGGAATGCTGTAATGTTTCCGCATGTAGAATATGGAGAACCGAGGAAGAATTTCAGTCAAGATGATATCGACGGGATTAGGGCCCTTTAccccaataattaa
- the LOC142554551 gene encoding uncharacterized protein LOC142554551, with protein MASNSDFFQTQIPKLLGKNYEHWKIQMEVLFGYQEILDIIKEGFTEPDNVETLSKDDQSILQENRKKDRKALLIIFQAVDSNNFEKIATAKTTKDAWDTLLRSYKGVEKVQKIRLQTLRRQFELFQMEKTETISDFFTRMLALVNQMKANGEKFSPQ; from the coding sequence ATGGCTTCCAACAGTGATTTCTTTCAAACCCAAATTCCAAAGCTTCTTGGAAAGAATTATGAACATTGGAAGATTCAGATGGAGGTACTATTTGGATACCAAGAGATCTTGGACATCATCAAAGAAGGATTCACAGAACCAGATAATGTAGAAACATTGTCAAAAGACGACCAAAGCATATTGCAAGAAAATCGGAAGAAAGATCGAAAAGCTTTATTGATCATCTTTCAAGCTGTtgattcaaataattttgagaaaatcgCGACAGCCAAGACAACAAAAGATGCATGGGACACTCTTTTAAGATCCTATAAGGGTGTGGAGAAAGTTCAAAAGATTCGCCTTCAAACTTTAAGAAGACAATTTGAACTTTTTCAAATGGAGAAAACAGAAACGATCTCTGATTTCTTCACAAGGATGCTAGCGTTAGTCAACCAGATGAAAGCCAATGGCGAGAAGTTTAGTCCACAGTAG
- the LOC142553635 gene encoding hexokinase-3-like: MTASCVGKVVVALAAGCAAVACVASAMIVGRRARRWIGWSRVVRVLEEFEESCATPVGRLRQVVDAMVVEMHAGLASEGGSKLKMVLTYVDTLPTGNEKGTYYGLDLGGTNFRVLRVQLGGQPSAVIGCEVDEQPIPEQLMSSTSEELFGYIAATLKDFVERENGTSEPSRGEGRELGFTFSFPVKHTSLSSGILTKWTKRFSIEDTVGRDVSQCLQQAMSLKRLDMRVAALINDTVGTLALGHYHDEDTVAAVIIGTGTNACYLERADAIIKCQGLFANSGGMVVNMEWGNFWSSHLPKTQFDVDLDADSPNPNDQGFEKMISGMCLGDIVRRVMLQMSQESDVFGPASSKLHEPFILRTPLMAAMHEDNSPDLREVAKILRDTLEIPDVPLNVRKLVVKLCDIVTCRAARLVAAGIVGILKKIGRDGSGGISSAKTRQYKMKRTVVAVEGGLYTNYMMFREYLNEAMEQILGEHIAPHVIIKVTENGSGIGAALLAASHTSSAVVT; the protein is encoded by the exons ATGACGGCGTCGTGTGTGGGGAAGGTGGTGGTGGCGTTAGCCGCTGGGTGTGCGGCGGTGGCGTGCGTGGCCTCGGCGATGATTGTGGGGAGGAGGGCAAGGCGGTGGATTGGGTGGAGTAGGGTGGTGAGGGTGTTGGAGGAGTTCGAAGAGAGCTGCGCCACCCCCGTGGGGCGGCTGCGGCAGGTGGTCGATGCTATGGTAGTTGAGATGCACGCGGGGCTTGCTTCTGAGGGTGGTTCTAAGCTCAAGATGGTGCTTACCTACGTGGACACCCTCCCCACTGG GAATGAGAAGGGAACTTATTATGGACTTGATCTTGGTGGTACAAATTTCCGGGTCTTGCGTGTTCAGTTGGGGGGTCAACCTTCTGCTGTTATTGGGTGTGAAGTAGATGAACAACCCATTCCAGAACAGTTGATGAGCAGCACAAGCGAG GAGCTTTTTGGTTATATAGCAGCAACATTGAAGGATTTTGTTGAAAGGGAAAATGGTACTTCTGAGCCTTCGCGAGGAGAAGGCAGGGAACTTGGTTTCACCTTTTCATTTCCTGTGAAACACACCTCTTTGTCGTCGGGGATTCTAACAAAATGGACAAAAAGATTTTCTATTGAAGACACG GTTGGAAGGGATGTCTCTCAGTGCCTACAGCAAGCAATGTCTCTAAAACGCCTGGATATGCGAGTGGCTGCACTT ATAAATGACACCGTAGGGACCTTGGCCCTGGGTCATTATCATGATGAGGACACCGTCGCTGCTGTGATAATAGGGACAGGTACCAATGCCTGCTATTTAGAACGAGCAGATGCCATCATCAAGTGTCAAGGTCTTTTTGCAAATTCTGGAGGCATG GTAGTTAACATGGAATGGGGAAATTTTTGGTCATCTCATTTGCCGAAAACACAATTTGATGTCGACTTGGATGCTGATAGTCCTAACCCCAATGATCAA GGTTTCGAAAAAATGATATCGGGAATGTGTTTAGGAGACATTGTTAGAAGAGTTATGCTTCAGATGTCACAGGAGTCGGATGTTTTTGGACCCGCTTCCTCCAAGTTACACGAGCCCTTCATCTTGAG GACACCTTTGATGGCTGCTATGCACGAGGACAATTCCCCTGACTTGAGGGAGGTGGCCAAAATCTTGCGAGACACTCTCGAG ATCCCTGATGTTCCCCTCAATGTCCGGAAACTTGTTGTCAAACTCTGTGATATAGTGACATGCCGAGCAGCTAGATTAGTAGCTGCTGGTATTGTCGGAATCCTAAAAAAGATTGGCCGTGATGGAAGTGGTGGAATTTCGAGTGCAAAAACGAGGCAATACAAGATGAAAAGAACCGTGGTGGCAGTCGAAGGGGGTTTGTATACAAACTATATGATGTTCAGAGAGTATCTGAACGAAGCGATGGAACAAATATTAGGGGAGCATATAGCTCCTCATGTCATTATTAAAGTTACAGAAAACGGTTCGGGTATAGGGGCTGCCCTTCTTGCTGCGTCTCATACATCATCGGCTGTGGTTACATGA